A single genomic interval of Pyrus communis chromosome 5, drPyrComm1.1, whole genome shotgun sequence harbors:
- the LOC137733179 gene encoding low affinity inorganic phosphate transporter 4-like gives MALAVLHALDSARTQWYHVTAIVIAGMGFFTDAYDLFCISTISKLLGRLYYYKPGTENPGKLPQDVNNFVIGVALVGTLSGQLVFGWLGDKLGRKKVYGITLIIMVICAICSGLSFGSSAGSVMTTLCFFRFWLGFGIGGDYPLSATIMSEYANKMTRGRFIAAVFAMQGVGIIFAGLVSMILSKIFLDLYPAPAFNAIPVDYSNVMSTQPQADYLWRIVLMLGAFPALVTFYWRMKMPETGRYTALIEGNAKQAASDMGRVLDIEIQDEQDKLAQFKAANDYSLFSGEFVRRHGKHLIGTTTTWFLLDIAFYSQNLTQKDIFPVMGLTQKNVEVNALREMFETSRAMLVVAFFGTFPGYWFTVFFIEKLGRFKIQLLGFFMMSLFMGIIGYKYDDVKNNKYMFATLYGLTFFFANFGPNSTTFVLPAELFPTRVRSTCHALSAAAGKAGAMVGAFGVQNYTLKGEVKEIRKAMIFLAVTNMLGFFFTFLVTETKGRSLEEISGEDGSSDRKAGTQMTGTNTSATTRTTY, from the exons ATGGCCTTAGCCGTGCTGCATGCACTGGACTCAGCCAGAACACAATGGTACCACGTAACGGCTATTGTCATAGCCGGAATGGGTTTCTTCACGGACGCTTACGAcctcttttgcatctccaccatCTCCAAACTCCTTGGCCGCCTTTACTACTACAAGCCTGGCACCGAAAACCCGGGGAAGCTCCCACAGGACGTCAACAACTTCGTGATAGGTGTTGCCCTAGTCGGAACCCTATCGGGTCAGCTCGTATTCGGGTGGCTCGGTGACAAACTAGGCCGAAAGAAGGTCTACGGGATAACCCTAATCATAATGGTTATTTGTGCCATTTGCTCCGGCCTATCATTTGGCTCCTCAGCGGGCTCTGTTATGACAACCTTGTGCTTCTTCAGGTTTTGGTTAGGGTTTGGTATCGGTGGCGATTACCCTCTCTCCGCCACGATCATGTCTGAATACGCCAACAAAATGACTCGTGGGAGGTTTATAGCAGCGGTGTTTGCGATGCAGGGTGTCGGAATCATTTTTGCCGGGTTGGTGTCTATGATATTGTCGAAAATCTTCCTCGACCTGTATCCTGCACCGGCATTCAACGCCATCCCTGTGGATTATTCGAATGTAATGTCCACGCAGCCACAGGCGGACTATCTGTGGCGGATTGTGCTTATGCTTGGAGCTTTTCCCGCTCTTGTCACTTTCTACTGGAGGATGAAAATGCCTGAAACAGGTCGGTACACCGCCTTGATTGAAGGCAACGCCAAACAAGCAGCTTCTGACATGGGTAGGGTCTTGGATATCGAAATCCAAGATGAACAAGATAAGTTGGCCCAGTTCAAGGCTGCCAATGATTACTCATTATTCTCCGGAGAGTTCGTTAGGCGTCACGGAAAACACCTAATTG GTACAACAACTACTTGGTTCTTGTTGGATATCGCCTTTTACAGCCAAAACTTAACACAAAAGGACATTTTCCCAGTGATGGGTCTCACTCAAAAGAACGTCGAGGTTAACGCGCTTCGAGAAATGTTCGAGACCTCTCGAGCAATGCTTGTAGTTGCGTTTTTCGGCACCTTCCCTGGTTACTGGTTCACCGTCTTCTTCATCGAGAAACTTGGCAGGTTCAAGATCCAACTTTTGGGATTCTTCATGATGTCTTTGTTCATGGGCATCATAGGCTACAAATATGACGACGTCAAGAACAACAAGTACATGTTTGCAACCTTATACGGCCTCACTTTTTTCTTTGCCAACTTTGGCCCCAACAGCACCACGTTTGTGCTTCCGGCTGAGCTGTTTCCGACTAGGGTTAGATCCACGTGTCACGCATTGAGTGCGGCGGCAGGGAAGGCCGGGGCCATGGTGGGTGCATTTGGGGTGCAAAACTATACTTTAAAGGGTGAAGTGAAGGAAATTAGGAAGGCTATGATATTCTTGGCTGTCACAAACATGCTTGGGTTTTTCTTCACATTCTTGGTCACTGAGACCAAAGGCCGGTCCTTGGAGGAGATCTCCGGAGAGGATGGTAGCAGTGATCGCAAAGCCGGGACACAGATGACTGGTACCAATACATCAGCGACAACAAGGACGACGTACTAG
- the LOC137735454 gene encoding mitochondrial carrier protein MTM1-like gives MVELERAQNPWMSTEQTHSVGIAGVDLSGPESTATVRDGAEFSASQLPITSDWQLGVAERAFSAAGAAFLSAIIVNPLDVVKTRLQAQAAGVPYSHPLSNVISRMAYFGPSMMFADLRCSPSCTRAGIQGTVSICPPDCFQYKGTLDVFYKIIRQEGFARLWRGTNAGLALAVPTVGIYLPCYDVFRNQLEEFSAHNAPSMTAYVPLVAGSLARSLACVTCYPIELARTRMQAFKVIQNGGKPPGVLKTLFGVVSHVKTTSHVQSNLQGYRVLWTGMGAQLARDVPFSGICWATLEPLRRKLLGLVGDEASALNILGANFSAAFVAGSLAAAATCPLDVAKTRRQIENDPVRAMKMTTRQTLMEIWRGGGLKGLFTGVGPRVGRAGPSVGIVVSFYEVVKYVLHQRYAAS, from the exons ATGGTGGAGTTGGAGCGAGCCCAGAATCCATGGATGAGCACGGAGCAGACGCACTCGGTTGGGATTGCCGGTGTAGATTTGTCGGGCCCAGAATCAACCGCTACGGTTAGAGATGGGGCTGAGTTCTCTGCCTCGCAGCTTCCCATAACGTCCGACTGGCAATTGGGAGTTGCCGAGCGAGCTTTCTCGGCGGCGGGGGCAGCATTTTTATCGGCGATTATTGTTAATCCGCTTGATGTTGTAAAG ACAAGGTTGCAAGCTCAGGCAGCTGGGGTTCCTTACTCGCATCCACTAAGTAATGTCATTAGTCGGATGGCATATTTTGGGCCAAGCATG ATGTTTGCGGATCTAAGATGTTCACCATCATGCACTCGGGCTGGAATTCAAGGCACTGTTTCAATATGTCCTCCGGATTGTTTTCAGTACAAAGGCACATTGGATGTCTTCTACAAAATAATTAGACAG GAAGGATTTGCAAGGCTATGGAGAGGCACAAATGCAGGGTTAGCCCTTGCTGTTCCAACA GTGGGAATTTATCTACCGTGCTATGATGTGTTTCGCAATCAGTTAGAGGAATTCAGTGCCCATAATGCACCAAGCATGACAGCTTATGTCCCGCTAGTTGCCGGCTCTTTGGCACGCTCATTAGCTTGTGTAACTTGCTATCCTATTGAACTTGCTAGAACTCGCATGCAG GCATTCAAAGTGATACAAAATGGCGGGAAGCCTCCTGGTGTTTTGAAGACTTTATTTGGTGTCGTCTCTCATGTCAAGACGACAAGTCATGTGCAGAGCAACT TGCAAGGTTATCGCGTCCTGTGGACCGGTATGGGAGCACAGCTTGCTCGTGATGTTCCCTTCTCAGGAATCTGTTGGGCAACCCTTGAGCCA CTCAGGCGAAAACTTCTTGGTCTGGTGGGTGATGAAGCCAGCGCACTCAATATCCTTGGGGCAAATTTTTCCGCTGCTTTTGTTGCAGGAAGCCTTGCTGCTGCAGCTACATGTCCGTTGGATGTTGCAAAAACCCGAAGGCAGATAGAG AATGATCCAGTCAGGGCAATGAAAATGACAACACGGCAAACACTAATGGAGATTTGGAG GGGTGGAGGTTTGAAGGGATTGTTCACGGGAGTTGGCCCTCGTGTTGGCCGCGCAGGCCCTTCTGTTGGGATTGTGGTTTCCTTCTACGAAGTTGTGAAGTATGTTCTCCATCAGCGGTATGCAGCTTCATGA
- the LOC137733206 gene encoding arabinogalactan protein 41-like produces the protein MAAMNSSSFGVVAIIATFYAIVLPVARATSLAPAPASALTSDGTTIDQGIAYALMLLALVLTYLIH, from the exons ATGGCGGCGATGAACTCGTCATCTTTTGGTGTGGTTGCAATTATTGCCACCTTTTACGCTATCGTTTTGCCTGTGGCTCGTGCGACCAGCTTGGCTCCGGCACCGGCATCGGCATTAACAAGCGATG GGACAACAATAGACCAAGGGATAGCATACGCTCTAATGCTGCTGGCATTAGTGCTCACATATCTCATCCACTAA